The Oncorhynchus gorbuscha isolate QuinsamMale2020 ecotype Even-year linkage group LG08, OgorEven_v1.0, whole genome shotgun sequence DNA window GTGACATTGTGAGTGTATTCACTTTGTGGATGTTGGTTTGCAGTGCAATTATTGGTCGTTCAACAAAAGATTTCAAGAGACTCTTGTTCAACTTTATAAAAGTCATGCCATTTGTAAGTGCAACTTTCATACTTCTATTTTTGTGGTTAATTTGTTGTCTTAATTGTCTCTACTACCCGTAGATTAAAACAAAATATATGATTatataactaacattataatgtGTAATTCTACACATTACCCTTTCTCAATACAATATATTTGATAATAAACTAATGAACTTACAGTTAACCTCATGATTTGGGAATGGTGGTTTACATTTGTATTAGTATTGTGCCCAATGGGGAGAGCGTTTGTGTGTATTTTTGGTCAATACTAAAACTGCCTGATAACAGACTTGTGATCCCTGGCCTATATTTATTAGAGGTTTTATGAGGTGTTTATGATTATTTACTCAGTGCACACATTCCAATTGAGTGGTATACTCGCACTATAAAATGTAATGCACTGCTTTTAAATGAGACTGCTATTATTGCCTGTTTGCCTGTTTCAGATCTCGCTGGTTAACAACTTCCTCAAGCTGGGTTTGAATGAACTGAAGCTCTGTTGCCGGGTTCGACTCACCAAGCACCTCTATGATGAGTACCTACAGTAAGTCCCGTTGATCACATTCCCAGGCCTACTTCGTGCAGAATATTACTTCTGAGAGAACATCTGTTTGTCTGCCCTTAGCTTGTCTCTTGTGAAAGACATTAACATTTGCATCCCAACCCAAATCACGTAGCAGGAGATTTGTTTCTGGATGACTGGATTAGCTCAGGTCCCCGGGTTCTGGACTGGACGCACACATTCGGCTGTGCCCAGATGACAGCTCCGTTATTGCAGTTTAACTGAAGTCCGGCCCAGAAAGCAATTCCCATAGACAGACCCATAGAGAAGTCACATTTGAAAATTCTTAATAAGACACTTATGTCATCACCTTTGTGCACAAAACTACCATTGAATTATTCACTTAATTGTCACTGAAGACGATTTTTCTTTTTCAACACTCACAGCCGAAGATATGGAAACATTTTATTCATGCTGAGCCCAGTTGGCCAGGGGATGTGCCGGTTGGTTTGTGTAGCTGTCCACGTTCTTGGCACCCTCTGGCAGAGTTCCCGGAGCATGTTCGTGTGGTACTGCTTGCTGTCTGTCCAGTGCGCACTGAGCGCTAGTGCGCAGGTATAGTTGTCCCAGTAAAAACGAATATAGAAAGATGGCAGCAACCAGAAACAGCGTATGCAAACTTAAGTTGATTACGCTGAAAACGCCATTCTGGACGCTGTCTAGTTCGTATATAACCCAGTGGATTAGCCCTTAGAAATAGAGCTAGTTTGGAAGGATTTTGCCTTGATCCTCTTTCATCTTACAAATTTCATAGCCACAATGCAATAGGTACTTACAGTGTAGTGACCCTGTTGCAATGGTGTAATGAACAATGACTTCATAAACTCAGTGATAGAAAATACATAACCCACCTGCCAAATCCTGTTTCATGTTTTCACCACACCATCCTCCAGAGGTTACACGTACTATAAGATTGGTAACCTGGACAACCGCATCGGTAACCCCGACCAGCTGTTGACCCAGGACGTTGAGAGGTTCTGTAACAGTGTAGTGGACCTCTACTCCAACATCAGCAAGGTAACCTGCACTTAAATAGCCTGGATAAACTAGACCGAATTCTGCACTCAAACGAAACAATGGTTAGTGCAGAGTTCAGACGGGTTCAACCAGGCTATTAAAAAACCCCTCTGTTGTAGAGACAACTAATGCTGCTCAAAGCCTGATACAATCTACTGCTATTGACAATCTACTGCTATTGACAATCTACTGCTATTGACAGTACACTGAACCTATGATGATAATCAGACAGCTGTTCTGTCCCTTCAGCCTCTATTGGACATTGGTCTGTACATCTTCAAGTTGACCTCGGCCATCGGGCCACAGGTGAGTCTTGCTTTGTCTAATGTAGCCTTCTATGGATCTCTGGAATTGTCCCACAGTTAGTCTTATGTAGTTTAAATTGAAAGAATGACCATGATAATCTCCAATGCATCCTTACAGCAGAATAGAGTTTCTAACGTCTCTATTctactttcctctccccctcaggGTCCTGCCTGTATGATAGGCTACCTGGTGTTCTCTGGGCTCATCCTGACACGTCTGCGGCGGCCCATCGGCAAGATGACGGTGATGGAGCAGAGATACGAGGGAGAGTACCGATTCGTCAACTCACGCCTAATCACCAACAGGTCAGTCGGGGGACACATCTCTCCTTACCACTGTTCCTCGCTTCTTTTTTTAGACAAAGAATCTCTTTCATGTTCTTTTCCCACAGTGAAGAAATTGCCTTCTACAATGGAAACCTGAGGGAGAAACAGACTATTCACTCTACCTTCCAGAAACTGGTGAGAGGGCAGGGGCTTTAAATGTATCAGTGGCAGTAGTTGACTTACTATGGTAGGGATCACCAACTAGATTCAGCCTGAGGATGATTTTTTTTTGGGGTGGATGGTCAGGGCGACAGAATATAAtttcaaatcatttgtagactgcaaattgaccgcaagaagcccaaacagatttaacatttgactaaaacataatcatttcaaacattgctttgtatacgatcacacatatctctctattatgcgtgggaatactttggaacagattcccagaattaaaatcacttggagctgatttgctggggggttttacagtcttttatgtacccaaaatgaaaatgtaaaaaaaagtttGGCGAACAAATAAAATGACCTGCGGGCCCTGTGGTTTCACAGAATATCTATACTGCAGTGCATATACAATGTCTCACGTTGCATTCCCTTTTACCGCTAGGTGGATCATTTGCACAATTTCATTGTCTTCCGTTTTTCAACTGGTTTCGTGGACAGCATCATTGCAAAGTGTGAGAACTTGTCATGTCTTTGATTTGAAGTTTGTTATCAATTGCTTTATTTATCTTCTCTCATCCAAATTAAGATAATATAGCTGAATTAACTGACAATAGCTGAATGAACTACTTGTGGTTTTCCCCATCTCTGTAGATATTGCCACTGTTGTGGGGTACCTGGTGGTGAGCAGGCCGTTCCTGAACCACACCCACCCTCGCCACCTACGCAGTACCCACGCTGAGCTGctagaggtgaagagagacagagtgtgtgtctgtgttctggaTGGTTGAGATCCTAACTTCCCTGTGGCTCCTCTCCCTCGTTCTCATTCAGGACTATTACCAGAGTGGGCGTATGTTGCTGAGCATGTCTCAGGCCCTGGGAAGAATCGTCCTGGCTGGCAGAGAGATGAGCAGACTCTCTGGGTCAGTCATACACCATGCTCTTATCTCACAATTGGTTCAACTGGTGCAATGGTTCATTGGTTCGGTGGTTCACTGGTAGTCTGAATgacagtctgtttgtgctatcatgtcAACTCCCTGTCAGTTATTGCGATAGAGTTCCAATATTTGTATAGTTGTGGGGGTTATCAAATTAGGATCCAATCCTCTGTTCTCCTCAAACACATTAATGTTCATATTTGAAGATTGCTGTTAGGCTAGACTGTTTGGCCTGATAATGACAGCAATGGAGACTGTAAgaatacaaacagatctgggaccagttaTATTGTTCACTGTTTTAATGTTCTGAGATTGCTCCACTTGTTCTTCTTTCCCTCCATCTGCTGTCCCCTCCTCAATGACCCCTGCTGCCTTCTCCTCACTGACCCCTGATGCCTTCTCCTCACTGACCCCTGCTGCCTTCTCCTCACTGACCCCTGCTGCCTCCTCCTCACTGACCCATGCTGCCTCCTCCTCACTGACCCCTGCTGCCTTCTCACTGacccctgctgtctcctcctcaATGGCCCCTGCTGCCCCCTCCTCAATGACCCCTGCTGCCCCCTCCTCAATGACCCCTGCTGCCCCCTCCTCAATGACCCCTGCTGCCCCCTCCTCAATGACCCCTGCTGCCCCCTCCTCAATGACCCCTGCTGCCCCCTCCTCAATGACCCCTGCTGCCCCCTCCTCAATGACCCCTGCTGTCCCCTCCTCACTGAcccccgctctctcctcctcactgacCCATGCTGCCTCCTCCTCACTGACCCCTGCTGCCTTCTCCTCACTGacccctgctgtctcctcctcaATGGCCCCTGCTGCCCCCTCCTCAATGACCCCTGCTGCCCCCTCCTCAATGACCCCTGCTGCCCCCTCCTCAATGACCCCTGCTGCCCCCTCTTCAATGACCCCTGCTGTCCCCTCCTCACTGAcccccgctctctcctcctcactgacccccgctctctcctcctcactgacCCCCGCTGTCCCCTCCTCAATGaaccctgctctctcctcctcactgacCCCTGCTGTCCCCTCCTCAATGaaccctgctctctcctcttcactgACCCCTGCGGTCTCCTCCTCACTGACCCCTGCTGTCCCCTCCTCACTGAcccccgctctctcctcctcactgacCCCCGCTGTCCCCTCCTCAATGAACCCTGCGGTCTCCTCCTCACTGACCCCTGCGGTCTCCTCCTCACTGACCCCTGCGGTCTCCTCCTCACTGACCCCTGCGGTCTCCTCCTCACTGACCCCTGCGGTCTCCTCCTCAATGACCCCTGCGGTCTCCTCAATGACCCCTGCGGTCTCCTCCTCAATGACCCCTGCGGTCTCCTCCTCAATGACCCCTGCGGTCTCCTCCTCACTGACCCCTGCGGTCTCCTCCTCAATGACCCCTGCGGTCTCCTCCTCAATgacccctgctctctcctcctcaatgacccctgctctctcctcctcactgacCCCTGCTGTCCCCTCCTCACTgacccctgctctctcctcctcactgacCCCTGCTGTCCCCTCCTCAATGAACCCTGCTGTCCCCTCCTCACTGACCCCTGCTGTCCCCCTACAGGTTCACAGCTCGCATCACAGAGATCATGAAAGTCCTGAAAGAGCTGAACTCTGGGAAATACGAGAGGACCATGGTCTCACAACAGGGAGGAAGAGGTGCCCGCTGCATGTTCCCTGATGTATTGATGATATTATTGTTGTAGTATAGCAGTCTCATGTTGTAGTACTCTTATGCAGGAACATGACAACATTTTACTAGTTGATGTGAGAGATGATTGCTTTCGATTTCTTTTGTCACATTTTTAGATGGTGAATTACAAGATAGAATCACCTTGGTCCCAGGAAGTGGTGAAATCATCCACAAAGACAAGATTATTAAGTATGTGTCTGACAGACACATGTATTATAGCAATAGAATAAACATGATTAACATGCTTAATGAAAGCAGGTACTACCTGGTTTGACGTTGTACTTGTGTCTCAGGTTTGAGCATACACCCCTTGCAACGCCCAATGGAGACATTCTTATCAAAGACCTCAGCTTTGAGGTGAGTATCTCAATCCCACCTAGGAGCAACTCCGTACTGAACCAATGTATACAATTCATGAAACTAGACTTTAGACGGTTGAGGGACTGTAAGTGCAGACGGCTGTACTGTGCCTTCCCATCCCCTGCTAACCTAAGGTGACGTCAGGGACAAACGTCTTGGTGTGTGGCCCCAACGGCTGTGGGAAGAGCTCACTCTTCAGAGTCCTGGGAGAGGTATGAGGAATCAACAATTGCTGAAAAAGcctattatgttgctgtagtgttGACTGTTTTACATTCATGAGTAGTAATGGATGTGTCTGTTTCTCAGCTCTGGCCTCTGTTTGGTGGCCGTCTCACCAAACCTGAGCGAGGGAAACTCTTCTATGTTCCCCAGAGGCCATACATGACCCTGGGCTCTCTGAGGGATCAGGTGATCTACCCAGATACAGTGGAGGACCAGAGGAGGAAGGGCACCTTTGATAAGGTAGACTAACTCTCTAATCACATCAGCTCATTACTGGATCATATATCCAATCACAGCAGCCATTTTCTGGACCAATGATTGTAATGCTTCTCAtgaaacccccgagctgacacggtacaaatctgtcgttctgcccctgaacaggcagttaacccactgttccaaggccgtcattgaaaataagaatttgttcttaactgacttgcctagttaaataaaggtacaatttaaaaaatgaagaaAGAACAGTGTGCTGTACGTGGCCTCTGTCAGTAGGGTGTGGTATGTCTGCGTATAACACAAAGCTATGCATGCTGTTTGCTGACAGTGTGGTATACTGGCATGTttgtacatctgtgtgtgtgt harbors:
- the LOC124041960 gene encoding ATP-binding cassette sub-family D member 3-like is translated as MAAISKYFTAKNCTVAGATIVALYLLKRKRHADKINGVKRSSELQLSKDEAKKERTVVDKVFFARILKIVKIMVPGVFCKESGYCLLIAAMLVARTYCDVWMIQNGTMIESAIIGRSTKDFKRLLFNFIKVMPFISLVNNFLKLGLNELKLCCRVRLTKHLYDEYLQGYTYYKIGNLDNRIGNPDQLLTQDVERFCNSVVDLYSNISKPLLDIGLYIFKLTSAIGPQGPACMIGYLVFSGLILTRLRRPIGKMTVMEQRYEGEYRFVNSRLITNSEEIAFYNGNLREKQTIHSTFQKLVDHLHNFIVFRFSTGFVDSIIAKYIATVVGYLVVSRPFLNHTHPRHLRSTHAELLEDYYQSGRMLLSMSQALGRIVLAGREMSRLSGFTARITEIMKVLKELNSGKYERTMVSQQGGRDGELQDRITLVPGSGEIIHKDKIIKFEHTPLATPNGDILIKDLSFEVTSGTNVLVCGPNGCGKSSLFRVLGELWPLFGGRLTKPERGKLFYVPQRPYMTLGSLRDQVIYPDTVEDQRRKGTFDKVLKEYLDNVQLGHILEREGSWDTVQDWMDVLSGGEKQRMAMARLFYHKPQFAILDECTSAVSVDVEDFIYSHCRTVGITLFTVSHRKSLWKHHEYYLHMDGRGNYEFKAITQETIAFGS